A genome region from Wielerella bovis includes the following:
- a CDS encoding GTP pyrophosphokinase, producing METNIQKTERLIREINRIHAQYSQDYFETGKVQKINLSHTLQKVPREHILSYRLNLHEAINDYLAFADTRGIDFFYRVKTAESINDKIARYLARENQYPVNNILNDIFGARVILPSESVAEIMARLDDWKAQYGLKNWYLRDVDGYIGVHVYFKNSSNFYYPWELQIWDEKDVAENIRNHQAYKRDFVQAVE from the coding sequence ATGGAAACCAACATTCAAAAAACTGAACGCCTAATCCGAGAAATCAACCGCATACACGCGCAATATTCGCAGGATTATTTTGAAACGGGCAAAGTGCAAAAAATCAATTTATCGCACACTTTGCAAAAAGTGCCACGCGAACATATTTTGTCGTATCGCTTGAACTTGCATGAAGCGATTAACGATTATTTGGCGTTTGCCGACACGCGCGGCATTGATTTTTTCTACCGCGTTAAAACCGCCGAAAGCATCAACGACAAAATTGCTCGCTATTTGGCGCGTGAAAATCAGTATCCCGTCAACAATATTCTGAACGACATTTTCGGGGCGCGTGTGATTTTGCCGTCTGAAAGCGTAGCGGAAATTATGGCGCGTTTAGATGATTGGAAAGCGCAATATGGCTTAAAAAATTGGTATTTGCGTGATGTGGATGGCTACATTGGCGTACACGTTTATTTTAAAAACAGCAGCAATTTCTATTACCCTTGGGAATTGCAAATCTGGGACGAAAAAGACGTGGCAGAAAACATCCGCAATCATCAAGCTTACAAACGTGATTTTGTTCAGGCAGTTGAATAG
- the lepA gene encoding translation elongation factor 4 yields the protein MKNIRNFSIIAHIDHGKSTLADRFIQYCGGLELREMSTQVLDSMDIEKERGITIKAQTAALNYKAHNGETYQLNLIDTPGHVDFSYEVSRSLSACEGALLVVDASQGVEAQTVANCYTAIDLGVEVVPILNKIDLPAADPDRVAQEIEDIIGIDAVGAVTCSAKSGLGVEDVLEEIVAKVPAPEGDPDAPLQAVIIDSWFDNYVGVVMLIRVKNGTIKLKDKVRFMSTKAETQVEQLGVFTPKSVQKQQLSAGEVGFLITGVKELGQAKVGDTVTLVANPATEPLAGFKEVQSQVFAGLYPVESHDYENLRDALEKLQLNDASLKFEPEVSQALGFGFRCGFLGLLHLEIVQERLEREFDMDLITTAPTVVYEVIMKNGEKIEVENPSKLPDIATIDTILEPIITATILVPQDYVGNVMTLCNQKRGVQRNMQYLGRQVMLTYDLPMNEVVMDFFDKLKSTSRGYASLDYEFKEFQPSDLIKLDIMVNGEKVDALSLIVHRQNSVHRGRELASKMRELIPRQMFDIAVQAAIGGQIIARENVKALRKNVLAKCYGGDITRKKKLLEKQKAGKKRMKQVGNVEIPQSAFLAILEIGDK from the coding sequence ATGAAAAACATCCGAAACTTCTCCATCATCGCCCACATTGACCACGGCAAATCCACACTCGCAGACCGCTTTATTCAATATTGCGGAGGCTTGGAATTGCGCGAAATGAGTACCCAAGTCCTTGATTCTATGGATATTGAAAAAGAACGTGGCATCACAATCAAAGCGCAAACGGCAGCCTTAAACTACAAAGCACACAATGGCGAAACCTACCAACTCAACCTGATTGACACCCCCGGACACGTGGACTTTTCCTACGAAGTGTCGCGCTCGTTGTCCGCTTGCGAAGGCGCATTGCTGGTGGTGGACGCATCACAAGGCGTGGAAGCGCAAACCGTTGCCAACTGCTACACAGCCATTGATTTGGGCGTGGAAGTCGTGCCGATTTTGAACAAAATTGACTTACCCGCCGCCGACCCCGACCGCGTTGCCCAAGAAATTGAAGACATCATCGGCATTGACGCGGTGGGCGCGGTAACGTGTTCCGCCAAAAGCGGTTTGGGCGTGGAAGACGTGTTGGAAGAGATTGTCGCCAAAGTCCCCGCCCCCGAAGGCGACCCAGACGCGCCTTTGCAAGCCGTGATTATTGATTCGTGGTTTGACAATTATGTGGGCGTGGTGATGTTAATCCGCGTGAAAAATGGCACGATTAAGTTGAAAGACAAAGTCCGTTTTATGTCCACCAAAGCTGAAACCCAAGTGGAACAACTGGGCGTATTCACACCCAAATCTGTACAAAAACAACAACTTTCCGCAGGTGAAGTGGGCTTTTTGATTACAGGCGTAAAAGAATTGGGGCAAGCAAAAGTGGGCGACACGGTTACTTTGGTTGCCAATCCTGCCACCGAACCGCTCGCAGGTTTCAAAGAAGTGCAAAGCCAAGTATTTGCAGGACTTTATCCCGTAGAAAGCCACGATTACGAGAATTTGCGCGATGCTTTGGAAAAATTGCAACTGAACGATGCCAGCCTGAAATTTGAACCCGAAGTGTCGCAAGCATTGGGTTTTGGTTTCCGTTGTGGCTTTTTGGGTTTGCTGCATTTGGAAATCGTGCAGGAACGCTTGGAACGCGAATTTGACATGGATTTGATTACCACCGCGCCGACTGTGGTGTACGAAGTCATCATGAAAAATGGCGAAAAAATTGAAGTGGAAAACCCGTCCAAATTGCCCGACATCGCCACGATTGACACAATTTTGGAGCCGATTATCACGGCTACCATTCTTGTACCACAGGATTATGTGGGCAATGTGATGACTTTGTGCAACCAAAAACGCGGCGTGCAACGCAATATGCAGTATTTGGGTCGCCAAGTCATGCTGACTTACGATTTGCCAATGAATGAAGTGGTAATGGATTTCTTTGACAAATTGAAGTCCACATCGCGCGGATATGCGTCTTTGGATTACGAGTTTAAAGAGTTCCAACCGTCTGATTTGATTAAATTAGACATTATGGTCAATGGCGAAAAAGTGGATGCTTTGAGTTTGATTGTCCACCGTCAAAATTCTGTGCATCGCGGACGCGAATTGGCGAGCAAAATGCGCGAATTGATTCCGCGCCAAATGTTTGACATTGCGGTTCAGGCTGCCATTGGCGGACAAATCATTGCGCGTGAAAACGTGAAAGCCTTGCGTAAAAACGTCTTGGCGAAATGTTATGGTGGTGATATTACGCGTAAGAAAAAATTGCTGGAAAAACAAAAAGCTGGTAAAAAACGCATGAAGCAAGTGGGCAATGTGGAAATCCCACAAAGCGCATTTTTGGCGATTTTGGAGATTGGGGATAAATAA
- a CDS encoding ArsC family reductase — protein sequence MIDLYGIPNCATVKKARVWLEERGIAYTFHDFKKTAPSSDFLSNCMEQVGLETLLNKRGTTWRKLSPEQQALATSNEGAILLMHEHPSVIKRPVLVHNQTVSIGFSAEQYEQIFQAASK from the coding sequence ATGATAGATTTATATGGCATTCCCAACTGCGCTACCGTTAAAAAAGCCCGTGTTTGGCTGGAAGAACGTGGTATTGCATACACATTCCATGATTTTAAAAAAACTGCTCCTTCATCAGATTTTCTGTCAAACTGCATGGAACAAGTCGGTTTGGAAACTCTGTTGAACAAACGTGGTACAACTTGGCGCAAATTATCGCCCGAACAACAAGCACTAGCCACCTCCAATGAAGGTGCAATCCTTTTAATGCACGAACACCCCAGCGTGATTAAACGCCCTGTATTGGTACACAATCAAACTGTTAGCATTGGTTTTTCTGCCGAACAATATGAGCAAATTTTTCAGGCTGCATCAAAATAA
- a CDS encoding HepT-like ribonuclease domain-containing protein — MKKSLRLKDYVQHILQAIERIEDYCEDETELSFLNNEMLQDAVVRNLEIIGEASNNILKKCPDFAAQHPDLPLKSVYEMRNAIAHGYFAIDWEMVWATTQENLPEFYAQLKQIELPE; from the coding sequence ATGAAAAAATCATTGCGCTTAAAAGATTACGTTCAGCATATTTTGCAAGCAATTGAACGAATTGAAGATTATTGCGAAGATGAAACCGAATTATCTTTTTTAAACAATGAAATGCTGCAAGACGCGGTGGTGAGAAATTTGGAAATCATCGGCGAAGCAAGTAATAATATTTTGAAAAAATGCCCTGATTTTGCTGCACAACATCCTGATTTACCATTGAAATCAGTATACGAAATGCGAAACGCAATTGCACATGGTTATTTTGCGATAGATTGGGAAATGGTTTGGGCAACCACGCAAGAGAATTTACCTGAATTTTATGCGCAATTAAAGCAAATTGAATTACCTGAATAA
- a CDS encoding nucleotidyltransferase family protein, which produces MKPSELLQQHRAEISAIIAAHRAYNPRVFGSVVHGLDNENSDLDILIDPQKGMTLFDLGAIRSELIELMGIEVDIHTPKSLPSSFRETVLREALPL; this is translated from the coding sequence ATGAAACCATCAGAATTACTGCAACAACACCGCGCCGAAATCAGTGCAATTATCGCCGCACATCGCGCCTATAATCCACGTGTATTCGGTTCTGTAGTGCATGGTTTGGATAATGAAAACAGTGATTTGGATATTTTAATTGACCCACAAAAAGGCATGACGCTATTTGATTTGGGCGCAATTCGCAGCGAATTGATTGAGTTAATGGGCATTGAAGTGGATATTCACACGCCCAAAAGTTTGCCGAGCAGTTTTCGGGAAACAGTTTTGCGTGAGGCTTTGCCATTATGA